The genomic segment CGGGTCTCGGCATGGTCATCGGCCTGCTGATCAATCGCAGGTAACAGCCGGCTTCCAACCCTCATGGCCCGCAGATTGCTAATCTGCTCTCTGTCGCGGTTCCCGCTGAACTGAACCGCGAGCGCCTTGCCCGGGCGCGCGGCTCGACTCTCGCGCCGGCCGGCCGCCTCGTGCGCCGACCGGAACCACAAAAAAGCGGCACCAACGCGCTTCTCGCATTCAAGCCATGACGACAGAACGGCCACAGCAATCGTCCCCCGGACCATTGCGACGAATCCTGAGCTCCGCCTTCGCCATCTTCGAGACGCGTCTTGAACTCATCGGCATCGAGCTTCAGGAGGAAAAGGAGCGCCTCATCGGCGTGCTTTTCCTCGGGCTCGCCGCCATGATGCTCGCGATGATGGCGCTCATCTCTCTGACGGTGCTCATCGCCATTTTCTTCTGGGACTCGTATCGCTGGCAGGCGCTCGGCGGCATCACCGCGCTGTATGCGCTGATCGCGATTGCATGCGGCCTGCGCGCGCGCAGCAGCTTGCGCGACGCGCCGAACATGTTCGATGACACGCTCGCCGAATTCCGCAAAGACCGCGACACGTTCCGCTGATCCCGCGCCCATACCAAGCCATGAGCCAAAACGACGATACCTTCAGGTCGCCGAAGCGCGACAAGATGCAGAAACTGCGCACGCCGCACATGCGCGCGCTGCGCAAGGAACTGCTGATCGCCCGTGCGGATGTCGAGCGCATGGAACTGCGGCAAGCAACCTACGATTTGCGCGCGTCCGTCACGCACTTCAGTTTTCTGCGCTTTCTGATGCCGGGCGGCGGGTCGCGCCGCTGGGGC from the Caballeronia sp. NK8 genome contains:
- a CDS encoding phage holin family protein is translated as MTTERPQQSSPGPLRRILSSAFAIFETRLELIGIELQEEKERLIGVLFLGLAAMMLAMMALISLTVLIAIFFWDSYRWQALGGITALYALIAIACGLRARSSLRDAPNMFDDTLAEFRKDRDTFR